In a genomic window of Gossypium arboreum isolate Shixiya-1 chromosome 7, ASM2569848v2, whole genome shotgun sequence:
- the LOC108487693 gene encoding probable methyltransferase PMT3, giving the protein MTRGRADVNPKKRLITWIIVLVFCCGCFYAYTRSRGSSALEYGSKSLRKFGSSYWRGDEDNTDTSTKHEEDADDGFIPKSFPVCDDRHSEIIPCLDRNLIYQTRLKLDLSVMEHYERHCPLPEKRYNCLIPPPPGYRVPIKWPKSRDQIWKANIPHTHLATEKSDQNWMVVKGDKVVFPGGGTHFHYGADKYLASMANMLNFPKNSMNNEGNVRTVFDAGCGVASFGGYLLAYDILTMSLAPNDVHENQIQFALERGIPAYLGVLGTKRLPYPSRSFELAHCSRCRIDWLQRNGILLLELDRILRPGGYFAYSSPEAYAQDEEDLRIFRAMSAFVERMCWKIAVKRDQTVIWVKPLTNDCYMQREPGTQPPMCRSDDDPDLVWGVPMEACITPYSNQVHRSKGSALAPWPARLTTPPPRLADLGYSDDMFIKDTELWQRRVEHYWTVSGQNLESDTFRNVMDMKANLGSFAAALSNKEVWVMNVVPEDGPNTLKIVYDRGLLGSVHNWCESYSTYPRTYDLIHAWTVFSDIERRGCSIVDLLLEMDRILRPKGYIIYNDKRSIAEVIKKYLGALHWESVAISDSQLVEQDEDDVVFIIQKKMWLTSESLKDSE; this is encoded by the exons ATGACAAGGGGAAGAGCTGATGTGAATCCAAAGAAACGATTGATCACTTGGATTATAGTGTTGGTATTCTGTTGCGGTTGCTTCTATGCATACACCCGAAGCCGTGGTTCGTCGGCCCTCGAATATGGAAGTAAATCTTTGAGGAAATTCGGTTCATCATACTGGCGTGGGGATGAAGATAACACTGATACTTCCACTAAACACGAAGAAGATGCTGATGATGGGTTCATACCAAAGAGTTTCCCA GTTTGTGATGATCGACATTCCGAGATAATACCTTGCCTAGACAGGAATCTTATATACCAGACAAGATTGAAGTTGGATTTATCTGTAATGGAACACTATGAAAGACATTGTCCATTGCCTGAAAAACGTTACAATTGTTTGATTCCTCCTCCACCTGGATACAGG GTCCCTATCAAGTGGCCGAAAAGTCGGGATCAGATATGGAAAGCCAACATACCGCACACTCATCTTGCTACTGAAAAATCCGACCAGAACTGGATGGTTGTCAAAGGTGACAAGGTTGTTTTCCCTGGTGGAGGAACTCACTTCCATTATGGAGCAGATAAATATCTTGCTTCAATGGCAAAT ATGCTGAACTTTCCGAAGAATAGTATGAACAACGAGGGAAACGTCCGGACGGTTTTCGATGCGGGATGCGGAGTTGCTAGTTTCGGCGGATACCTGCTGGCGTATGATATTCTTACAATGTCTTTAGCACCAAATGATGTTCATGAAAACCAGATTCAGTTTGCTCTGGAGCGAGGAATCCCGGCGTATCTCGGTGTTTTAGGGACGAAGAGGCTTCCTTACCCAAGTCGATCTTTCGAACTTGCACATTGCTCTCGTTGCAGGATTGATTGGCTTCAAAGGAATGGGATCCTTCTTCTTGAGCTAGACAGGATACTGAGGCCTGGAGGCTATTTTGCCTATTCATCCCCTGAGGCATATGCACAAGATGAAGAAGATTTGCGAATATTTAGAGCAATGAGCGCTTTCGTTGAGCGGATGTGTTGGAAGATCGCAGTTAAAAGAGACCAAACTGTTATTTGGGTTAAACCCTTGACAAATGACTGTTATATGCAAAGAGAGCCTGGTACTCAACCTCCCATGTGCCGATCTGATGATGATCCGGATCTCGTGTGGGGCGTTCCGATGGAAGCTTGTATCACTCCTTACTCTAACC AGGTTCATAGATCAAAAGGGAGTGCGTTGGCTCCTTGGCCTGCTCGTTTGACAACACCGCCTCCCCGTCTCGCTGATTTAGGCTACTCCGACGATATGTTCATAAAGGACACG GAACTTTGGCAACGAAGAGTTGAACACTATTGGACTGTTTCCGGTCAAAATCTCGAGTCCGATACGTTTAGAAATGTGATGGACATGAAAGCAAACCTGGGTTCATTTGCAGCTGCGTTAAGTAACAAAGAGGTTTGGGTTATGAATGTGGTGCCCGAAGATGGACCCAACACTCTCAAGATAGTATATGACAGAGGACTGTTAGGAAGTGTGCATAACTG GTGCGAAAGCTACTCGACGTATCCGAGAACTTACGATCTGATCCATGCTTGGACCGTGTTCTCTGATATCGAAAGGAGGGGATGTAGCATTGTGGATTTGTTGTTAGAAATGGACCGAATCTTGAGGCCTAAAGGTTACATCATTTATAATGATAAGCGATCGATAGCGGAAGTGATAAAGAAATATTTAGGAGCATTACACTGGGAATCAGTGGCAATATCAGATTCTCAGCTGGTGGAGCAAGATGAGGATGATGTAGTGTTCATAATTCAGAAGAAAATGTGGCTTACAAGTGAAAGCCTTAAGGACTCCGAATAA